In Halorussus limi, a genomic segment contains:
- the hisE gene encoding phosphoribosyl-ATP diphosphatase, whose product MTGGPTGESADDAEDTAAVLDELFAVVEDRKETLPDESYTASLFTHEKGENAVLEKLGEETTELLLAAKDDDREEIAHESADIVYHLLVLLSMKEMDLADLRAELRERR is encoded by the coding sequence ATGACCGGCGGACCGACCGGCGAGTCGGCCGACGACGCCGAGGACACCGCGGCCGTCCTCGACGAACTGTTCGCGGTCGTGGAGGACCGCAAGGAGACCCTGCCCGACGAGTCGTACACCGCCTCGCTGTTCACCCACGAGAAGGGCGAGAACGCGGTGCTGGAGAAACTGGGCGAGGAGACCACCGAACTCCTGCTGGCCGCGAAGGACGACGACCGCGAGGAGATAGCCCACGAGAGCGCCGACATCGTGTATCACCTGCTCGTCCTGCTGTCGATGAAGGAGATGGACCTCGCCGACCTGCGCGCGGAACTGCGCGAGCGTCGGTAA
- a CDS encoding ASCH domain-containing protein — protein sequence MAEIEADTLLPNDRMRSGARDGEITQIHRGRQYAEEGDRFEADGEAFEVVEVRERTLGDLTDEDARKEGMRDLEQYREILNRAHDDFQWDDDSDVVLHRFEKVES from the coding sequence ATGGCCGAAATCGAAGCCGACACACTGCTCCCGAACGACCGAATGCGAAGCGGCGCGAGAGACGGCGAGATAACACAGATTCACCGCGGACGCCAGTACGCCGAGGAGGGCGACCGGTTCGAGGCGGACGGCGAGGCCTTCGAGGTCGTGGAAGTCCGCGAGCGGACGCTCGGCGACCTGACCGACGAAGACGCCCGGAAGGAGGGCATGCGGGACTTGGAGCAGTACCGCGAGATACTGAACCGGGCGCACGACGATTTCCAGTGGGACGACGACAGCGACGTCGTGTTGCACCGGTTCGAGAAGGTGGAGTCGTAG
- a CDS encoding PINc/VapC family ATPase, whose amino-acid sequence MNVLPDTSVVIDGRISERVESGEFADATVLIPEAVVAELEAQANRGQESGWDGLSELQRLADLADDGDIEVEYVGERPDPEAAGRAYEGEIDAHIRELAADHDATFVTSDSVQAEVAKAKGLDVEYIAPKTDDTEIDRLAIEEFFDDQTMSLHLRAGVAPMAKRGEIGEMHYQQIRDDVSTEEQLKEYANEIIDSAKRSNEGFIELSEEGMTIVQFRDYRIAVAEPPFADAWEITAVRPIVKTDMEDYEFADELKDRLLEHQRGVLISGSPGAGKSTFAQAVGEFLADNDFAVKTMEKPRDLQVGPEITQYTELSGEMEKTADSLLMVRPDYTIYDEVRKTDDFEVFADMRLAGVGMIGVVHATRAIDALQRLVGRVELGMIPQIVDTVVYIEAGKVEKVYDVTTQVKVPEGLMEEDLARPVIMIQDFETGRPEYEIYTFNRQVVTVPLNEGEREESGVSKLAKQEIEREIQSVARGAVDVEVQGQNRATVYVTEDDISYVIGKGGGRIEDIENRLGIDIDVRTHDEKPQSVSGASSAGGAGGAADAGGARGEVVTPEITSRHIVLPTDGHAGETVEVEADGEYLFTATVGRGGDIQVSRGSAIAEELERAIDREQAITVVGA is encoded by the coding sequence ATGAACGTTCTACCGGACACGAGCGTCGTTATCGACGGGCGAATCTCCGAGCGCGTCGAGAGCGGCGAGTTCGCCGACGCGACGGTGCTGATTCCGGAGGCAGTCGTCGCCGAACTCGAAGCGCAGGCCAACCGCGGCCAAGAGAGCGGATGGGACGGCCTCTCGGAACTCCAGCGACTCGCGGACCTCGCCGACGACGGCGACATCGAGGTCGAGTACGTCGGCGAGCGCCCGGACCCCGAGGCCGCGGGTCGCGCCTACGAGGGCGAAATCGACGCCCACATTCGGGAGTTGGCCGCCGACCACGACGCCACGTTCGTCACCAGCGACAGCGTGCAGGCCGAGGTGGCGAAGGCGAAGGGCCTCGACGTGGAGTACATCGCGCCCAAGACCGACGACACGGAAATCGACCGCCTCGCCATCGAGGAGTTCTTCGACGACCAGACGATGAGCCTCCACCTCCGGGCCGGGGTCGCGCCGATGGCCAAGCGGGGCGAAATCGGCGAGATGCACTACCAGCAGATTCGCGACGACGTCTCGACAGAGGAGCAACTCAAGGAGTACGCCAACGAGATAATCGACAGCGCCAAGCGGTCCAACGAGGGCTTCATCGAACTCTCCGAAGAGGGGATGACCATCGTCCAGTTCCGCGACTACCGAATCGCGGTCGCGGAACCGCCGTTCGCCGACGCGTGGGAGATTACCGCGGTCCGACCCATCGTCAAGACCGACATGGAGGACTACGAGTTCGCCGACGAACTCAAAGACCGCCTGCTCGAACACCAGCGCGGCGTCCTCATCTCGGGGTCGCCCGGCGCGGGGAAGTCCACGTTCGCGCAGGCGGTCGGCGAGTTCCTCGCGGACAACGACTTCGCGGTCAAGACGATGGAGAAGCCCCGCGACCTGCAGGTCGGCCCGGAAATCACCCAGTACACCGAACTGAGCGGCGAGATGGAGAAGACCGCCGACTCGCTGCTGATGGTCCGGCCCGACTACACCATCTACGACGAGGTCCGCAAGACCGACGACTTCGAGGTGTTCGCCGACATGCGACTCGCGGGCGTCGGGATGATAGGCGTCGTCCACGCGACCCGGGCCATCGACGCGCTCCAGCGCCTCGTCGGCCGGGTCGAACTCGGCATGATTCCCCAAATCGTGGACACCGTCGTCTACATCGAGGCCGGGAAGGTCGAGAAGGTCTACGACGTGACCACGCAGGTCAAGGTGCCCGAGGGCCTGATGGAGGAGGACCTCGCCCGCCCGGTCATCATGATTCAGGACTTCGAGACCGGCCGCCCCGAGTACGAAATCTACACGTTCAACCGGCAGGTCGTCACCGTGCCGCTGAACGAGGGCGAACGCGAGGAGAGCGGCGTCTCGAAACTGGCCAAGCAGGAAATCGAGCGGGAGATTCAGTCGGTCGCCCGCGGCGCGGTGGACGTGGAGGTGCAGGGCCAGAACCGCGCCACCGTCTACGTCACCGAGGACGACATCTCCTACGTCATCGGGAAGGGCGGCGGCCGCATCGAGGACATCGAGAACCGCCTCGGCATCGACATCGACGTGCGGACCCACGACGAGAAACCGCAGTCGGTGTCAGGTGCGAGTAGCGCTGGCGGCGCGGGCGGCGCGGCCGACGCCGGCGGCGCGCGCGGCGAAGTCGTGACCCCCGAAATCACCTCCCGGCACATCGTCCTTCCGACCGACGGTCACGCGGGCGAGACGGTCGAGGTGGAGGCCGACGGCGAGTACCTGTTCACCGCGACGGTGGGCCGCGGCGGCGACATTCAGGTCTCGCGAGGCAGTGCGATCGCGGAGGAACTGGAGCGGGCAATCGACCGCGAGCAGGCGATTACGGTCGTCGGGGCGTAA
- a CDS encoding pentapeptide repeat-containing protein, which yields MSGEMRSTTDESGDDAEGPPANISDEQAEGVTTERPTTAEGRCGYTHEASAVTNLGGVCCWRPVWGETDRCIWHADVAQKPSRELENAAPTVGDRLDGAIFRDVELSGSDWLADRTITDARFVNCNLEDTDVSGSDLRYSHFEGVDAQSVNLRGANLEHTEFHRTDLRGADLCGARLHYAVFDNARVDESTNFGDNVVYEDELLDAEDDGITSLRIRRQHDGDGSRMTRYEAAHWTYKELQRLTEENGLTAASRNYYIQQKDVRRREAWEYGSYPRALGKETWRWTTGYGSNPWRVIATAAVVIVVCAILFPLVGQIHDGTPSGVPVKYYFDPGSGLYYNVVVFFQSLYFSVVTFATLGYGDMQPVFIWARAVAAAEALFGQLLMALLVFVLTRNVTWSE from the coding sequence ATGTCTGGGGAGATGCGGTCTACGACGGACGAATCCGGAGATGACGCCGAGGGACCGCCGGCGAACATCTCCGACGAGCAGGCCGAGGGCGTCACGACCGAGCGACCGACGACTGCGGAGGGGCGGTGTGGCTACACACACGAAGCGAGCGCCGTCACCAATCTCGGCGGCGTCTGTTGCTGGCGGCCGGTCTGGGGCGAGACCGACCGGTGTATCTGGCACGCCGACGTGGCCCAGAAGCCCTCGCGCGAGTTGGAGAACGCCGCGCCGACCGTCGGCGACCGCCTCGACGGGGCTATCTTCCGCGACGTGGAGCTTTCGGGGAGCGATTGGCTCGCTGACCGGACCATCACCGACGCGCGCTTCGTCAACTGCAACCTCGAAGATACCGACGTGAGCGGGTCCGACCTCCGGTACTCCCACTTCGAGGGCGTGGACGCCCAGTCGGTGAACCTCCGGGGAGCGAACCTCGAACACACCGAGTTCCACCGGACCGACCTCCGGGGGGCCGACCTCTGCGGCGCGCGCCTCCACTACGCCGTCTTCGACAACGCCCGCGTCGACGAGTCCACGAACTTCGGCGACAACGTCGTCTACGAGGACGAACTGCTCGACGCCGAGGACGACGGTATCACGTCGCTGCGCATCCGACGCCAGCACGACGGCGACGGAAGCCGCATGACCCGCTACGAGGCGGCCCACTGGACGTACAAGGAACTCCAGCGACTCACCGAGGAGAACGGGCTGACCGCGGCCTCGCGGAACTACTACATCCAGCAGAAGGACGTTCGCAGGCGCGAGGCGTGGGAGTACGGCTCCTACCCCCGCGCGCTGGGCAAGGAGACGTGGCGCTGGACGACCGGTTACGGGTCGAACCCGTGGCGAGTCATCGCCACGGCCGCCGTCGTCATCGTCGTCTGTGCGATTCTGTTCCCGCTGGTCGGCCAGATACACGACGGGACGCCGAGCGGCGTGCCGGTCAAGTACTACTTCGACCCCGGCAGCGGCCTCTACTACAACGTCGTCGTGTTCTTCCAGAGCCTCTACTTCAGCGTCGTCACGTTCGCCACGCTCGGCTACGGCGACATGCAACCGGTGTTCATCTGGGCGCGAGCGGTCGCCGCCGCGGAGGCGCTCTTCGGCCAACTGCTGATGGCCCTGCTCGTGTTCGTCCTGACGCGAAACGTGACGTGGTCGGAGTGA
- a CDS encoding preprotein translocase subunit Sec61beta, whose product MSSGQNSGGLMSSAGLVRYFDAEDRNAVRIDPKTVVAFGVLFGVLIEVVNILGL is encoded by the coding sequence ATGAGCAGTGGCCAGAACTCCGGCGGACTGATGTCCAGCGCCGGACTCGTCCGATACTTCGACGCCGAGGACCGCAACGCCGTCCGCATCGACCCCAAGACCGTCGTCGCTTTCGGCGTCCTCTTCGGCGTCCTCATCGAAGTCGTGAACATCCTCGGACTGTAA
- a CDS encoding DUF7553 family protein translates to MAELDAIHEEIRRIREDTDADRGVRLTLDSIEESLGAMESGEDPPYPDRIKELRAEIDRLSDDADPEVAAELDRLQEQVREYEREQL, encoded by the coding sequence ATGGCCGAACTCGACGCGATTCACGAGGAAATCCGGCGCATCCGCGAGGACACCGACGCCGACCGCGGCGTGCGCCTGACGCTCGACTCCATCGAGGAGTCGCTGGGAGCGATGGAGTCGGGCGAGGACCCGCCGTATCCCGACCGCATCAAGGAGCTTCGGGCGGAAATCGACCGCCTGAGCGACGACGCCGACCCCGAAGTCGCCGCCGAACTCGACCGCCTGCAGGAGCAAGTCCGGGAGTACGAGCGCGAGCAACTGTAG
- a CDS encoding carboxypeptidase M32, producing MASEAAADEASDTYSEFIDKVERLTNLGHAGGVLGWDQEVMMPEGGTPARSKQRSALSTVTHEILTSDEMAELLDELEDEDLTDEQEAVVREVRRKHDRAARVPQDLVEEISQVSSEAMPVWKEAREEDDFSTFAPTLERLVELKREQAEHIDPDRDPYEVLFEDYEPYLGVETAERVLDRLREELVPLIDAIRESDADLATETFSGEFDTDTQEELARDVLDTLGYDWDHGRLDTAPHPFSSGNQFDARVTTRFSPDEPLGALMATVHEFGHATYTLGLPREDYGTPLGDSRDMTVHESQSRLWENHVGRSRAFWERFLPKVKERFPDKLDDASVDDVYEAANEVYEDNLIRVEADELTYHMHIVVRFEIERDLIRGDLDVEDVPEVWNDKYEEYLGIRPDSDAEGCLQDIHWSHGDFGYFPTYSLGSVLAAQLFDAAEDDIENLDEKVAEGDFEPLHDWLTEEIHRHGSRYTTDDLIREATGEEYTADYFLDYVKSKYGELYELDDYQ from the coding sequence ATGGCAAGCGAAGCCGCCGCCGACGAGGCGTCCGACACCTACTCGGAGTTCATCGACAAGGTAGAGCGACTGACGAACCTCGGGCACGCCGGGGGCGTCCTCGGTTGGGACCAAGAGGTGATGATGCCCGAAGGCGGGACGCCCGCCCGGTCGAAGCAGCGCTCGGCGCTCTCGACGGTGACCCACGAGATTCTCACGTCCGACGAGATGGCCGAGTTGCTCGACGAACTGGAGGACGAGGACCTGACCGACGAGCAGGAGGCGGTCGTCCGCGAGGTCCGGCGCAAGCACGACCGGGCCGCCCGAGTGCCACAGGACCTCGTGGAGGAGATTTCGCAGGTCTCCTCCGAAGCGATGCCCGTCTGGAAGGAGGCCCGCGAGGAGGACGACTTCTCGACGTTCGCGCCGACGCTCGAACGACTGGTCGAACTCAAGCGCGAGCAGGCCGAACACATCGACCCCGACCGGGACCCCTACGAGGTGCTGTTCGAGGACTACGAACCCTACCTCGGCGTCGAGACCGCCGAGCGCGTCCTCGACCGACTCCGCGAGGAACTCGTCCCGCTCATCGACGCGATTCGGGAGTCCGACGCCGACCTCGCCACCGAGACGTTCTCCGGCGAGTTCGACACCGACACGCAGGAGGAACTGGCCCGCGACGTGCTGGACACGCTCGGCTACGACTGGGACCACGGCCGCCTCGACACCGCCCCGCACCCGTTCTCGTCGGGCAACCAGTTCGACGCCCGCGTCACGACCCGGTTCAGTCCCGACGAACCGCTCGGCGCGCTGATGGCGACGGTCCACGAGTTCGGCCACGCGACCTACACGCTCGGACTCCCCCGAGAGGACTACGGCACGCCGTTGGGCGACTCGCGCGACATGACCGTCCACGAGTCCCAGTCGCGGCTCTGGGAGAACCACGTCGGCCGGTCGCGCGCCTTCTGGGAGCGCTTCCTGCCGAAGGTGAAAGAGCGCTTCCCCGACAAACTCGACGACGCGAGCGTCGACGACGTGTACGAGGCCGCCAACGAGGTCTACGAGGACAACCTCATCCGGGTCGAGGCCGACGAACTCACCTACCACATGCACATCGTGGTCCGGTTCGAAATCGAGCGCGACCTGATTCGGGGCGACCTCGACGTGGAGGACGTGCCCGAGGTCTGGAACGACAAGTACGAGGAGTATCTGGGCATCCGGCCCGACTCCGACGCCGAGGGCTGTCTGCAGGACATCCACTGGAGCCACGGCGACTTCGGCTACTTCCCGACCTACTCGCTCGGGAGCGTCCTCGCGGCCCAACTGTTCGACGCCGCGGAGGACGACATCGAGAATCTGGACGAGAAGGTCGCGGAGGGCGACTTCGAACCGCTCCACGACTGGCTGACCGAGGAGATTCACCGCCACGGGAGTCGCTACACCACCGACGACCTGATTCGGGAGGCGACCGGCGAGGAGTACACCGCCGACTACTTCCTCGACTACGTGAAGTCGAAGTACGGCGAGTTGTACGAACTCGACGACTACCAGTAG
- a CDS encoding M20 family metallopeptidase: MSELTELTRELVSIPSHEDETEAGDFVENWLREETDADVTRDPTGNVLARRGSGGESLALVGHHDVVPPADSQTTADGAYTVEERDGRLYGRGTADMKGSVAAAMLAFRDAAVGDTVSGRTQSDDDPADESAPELVFASFVGEEQGGIGARAAIEDGFTPDYAVVGEGSTGYSAPGVTDVAVAHKGRRGSTVTARGAAAHASEPESGENAVYRACDAVDAIRDLEFPAVEVLGEAVRGSVAVTGIDGGSAWNVVPEECEVTVDERTVPGERAPLERVEEIEGVEWTVDQDLPPMRCDDADFAETVLTSAREAQEGRDRAPELVSKPHATDAGWLAETGTTCVVCGAAEPGEAHTDTESASVEVLERCYEIYRGVAESF; this comes from the coding sequence ATGAGCGAACTCACCGAGTTGACCCGCGAACTCGTCTCGATTCCGTCCCACGAGGACGAGACCGAGGCGGGCGACTTCGTCGAGAACTGGCTCCGCGAAGAGACCGACGCCGACGTGACGCGAGACCCGACCGGGAACGTCCTCGCCCGACGCGGTTCCGGCGGCGAATCGCTCGCGCTGGTCGGCCACCACGACGTGGTGCCGCCGGCCGACTCTCAGACCACCGCCGACGGTGCGTACACAGTCGAGGAGCGCGACGGCCGCCTCTACGGCCGCGGGACCGCCGACATGAAGGGTTCGGTGGCGGCCGCCATGCTGGCGTTCCGAGACGCCGCGGTGGGCGACACCGTGAGCGGTCGGACGCAGTCCGACGACGACCCCGCCGACGAATCCGCTCCGGAACTCGTTTTCGCCAGTTTCGTCGGCGAGGAGCAGGGCGGTATCGGCGCGCGGGCGGCCATCGAGGATGGCTTCACGCCCGACTACGCCGTCGTCGGCGAAGGCTCGACCGGGTACTCCGCGCCGGGCGTCACCGACGTGGCGGTCGCGCACAAGGGCCGCCGGGGAAGCACCGTCACCGCCCGCGGCGCGGCGGCCCACGCCAGCGAACCCGAGTCGGGCGAGAACGCGGTCTACCGGGCCTGCGACGCGGTGGACGCGATTCGGGACCTCGAATTTCCCGCGGTCGAAGTCCTCGGCGAGGCGGTCCGCGGAAGCGTCGCCGTCACGGGAATCGACGGCGGGAGCGCGTGGAACGTCGTTCCCGAGGAGTGCGAGGTGACGGTTGACGAGCGCACCGTCCCCGGCGAGCGCGCGCCGCTGGAGCGCGTCGAGGAAATCGAGGGCGTCGAGTGGACCGTCGACCAAGACCTCCCGCCGATGCGGTGCGACGATGCGGACTTCGCCGAGACGGTGCTGACGTCCGCGCGTGAGGCGCAGGAAGGACGGGACCGCGCGCCGGAACTCGTCTCGAAACCCCACGCGACCGACGCGGGATGGCTGGCCGAGACCGGGACGACCTGCGTGGTCTGCGGCGCGGCCGAACCCGGCGAGGCCCACACCGACACCGAGAGCGCGAGCGTCGAAGTGCTGGAGCGCTGTTACGAGATTTACCGCGGGGTCGCGGAGTCGTTCTGA
- a CDS encoding winged helix-turn-helix transcriptional regulator encodes MATQSELEDIDDLPPSAKLVFKVLEYKGALTQKEIVEESMLSARTVRYALERLEELEVVEEDVYFADARQNLYEIDVSCDTSADSADAKNCAD; translated from the coding sequence ATGGCAACTCAGTCCGAGTTAGAGGACATCGACGACCTACCGCCGAGTGCGAAGTTAGTCTTCAAGGTACTCGAATACAAGGGTGCGCTGACCCAAAAAGAGATAGTCGAGGAGTCGATGCTGTCGGCCCGGACCGTCCGGTACGCCCTCGAACGACTCGAGGAGTTGGAGGTAGTCGAGGAGGACGTGTACTTCGCCGACGCGCGCCAGAACCTCTACGAAATCGACGTCTCGTGCGACACGTCGGCCGACTCCGCCGACGCGAAGAACTGCGCCGACTGA
- the trxA gene encoding thioredoxin, with protein sequence MTVTLKDFYADWCGPCKTQDPILEEMEEDWDESVEFEKIDVDEHQDVANEYQVRSIPTIVVENDDGVVERFVGVTQREELEDALQEAGA encoded by the coding sequence ATGACTGTCACGCTGAAGGACTTTTACGCGGACTGGTGTGGACCCTGCAAGACCCAAGACCCCATCCTCGAAGAGATGGAGGAAGACTGGGACGAGAGCGTCGAGTTCGAGAAAATCGACGTGGACGAGCATCAGGACGTGGCCAACGAGTATCAGGTTCGCTCGATTCCGACCATCGTGGTCGAGAACGACGACGGCGTCGTCGAGCGGTTCGTCGGCGTCACCCAGCGCGAGGAACTCGAAGACGCGCTTCAGGAAGCGGGCGCGTAG
- a CDS encoding carboxypeptidase M32 produces MADAYDDLLDRYERINALQDGSGVLYWDQQVMMPEGGTPARSEQLSALSAVTHEQLTADETERLLDAAEDEDLTDEQAAVVRELRREYDRATQVPERLVEEHSRLQSEAQDDWREAKADDDFSAFEPILSDLLDLRVERAEHIDPDRDPYEVMFEDREPYLELDTVERIFEELKDGLVPLIDDIRASEEIPDAFDGTFDVDAQESLSRDVLDLLDYDWDRGRLDTSAHPFMSGNQFDARITTRFDETDLLGAVSSTVHEFGHATYALGLRDDAYGSPLGQPRSSGVHESQSRFWENHVGRTREFWELVLPTVKDRFPQVSDVTPEEAYRTANRIESGSLIRTEADELTYHMHIILRSEIEREFVSGDLAVSEIPAAWDDKMERYLGVRPDSDSEGCLQDIHWTGGFASFQNYTVGSVLAAQLWATIEEELDDPRGLIAAGDFGPIRDWLTENVHRHGSRYTTDELIREATGEDLTADYFLDYAEEKFGEIYGL; encoded by the coding sequence ATGGCCGACGCGTACGACGACTTACTCGACCGATACGAGCGAATCAACGCGCTTCAGGACGGGAGCGGAGTTCTCTACTGGGACCAGCAAGTGATGATGCCCGAGGGCGGGACGCCCGCCCGCTCGGAGCAACTGTCGGCGCTCTCGGCGGTCACCCACGAGCAACTGACCGCCGACGAGACCGAGCGACTCCTCGACGCCGCCGAGGACGAGGACCTGACCGACGAGCAGGCGGCGGTCGTCCGGGAACTCCGCCGCGAGTACGACCGGGCGACGCAGGTGCCCGAGCGACTGGTCGAAGAGCACAGTCGCCTCCAGTCCGAGGCGCAGGACGACTGGCGCGAGGCGAAGGCCGACGACGACTTCTCGGCGTTCGAGCCGATTCTCTCGGACCTGCTCGACCTCCGGGTCGAGCGTGCCGAGCACATCGACCCCGACCGGGACCCCTACGAGGTGATGTTCGAGGACCGCGAACCCTACCTCGAACTCGACACCGTCGAGCGAATCTTCGAGGAGTTGAAGGACGGTCTCGTCCCGCTTATCGATGATATTCGGGCCAGCGAGGAGATACCCGACGCCTTCGACGGGACCTTCGACGTGGACGCTCAGGAGTCTCTCTCGCGCGACGTGCTGGACCTGCTGGACTACGACTGGGACCGGGGCCGCCTCGACACCTCGGCTCACCCGTTCATGTCGGGCAACCAGTTCGACGCCCGCATCACGACCCGGTTCGACGAGACAGACCTCCTCGGGGCGGTCAGTTCGACCGTCCACGAGTTCGGCCACGCGACCTACGCGCTCGGCCTCCGCGACGACGCCTACGGGTCGCCGCTCGGCCAACCGCGCTCCAGCGGCGTCCACGAGTCCCAGTCGCGCTTCTGGGAGAACCACGTCGGGCGGACCCGGGAGTTCTGGGAACTCGTCCTGCCGACCGTGAAAGACCGGTTCCCGCAGGTCTCGGACGTGACGCCCGAGGAGGCCTACCGGACCGCCAACCGAATCGAGTCGGGCAGCCTGATTCGGACCGAGGCCGACGAACTCACCTACCACATGCACATCATCCTCCGGTCGGAGATAGAGCGCGAGTTCGTCTCGGGCGACCTCGCGGTGAGCGAGATTCCGGCCGCGTGGGACGACAAGATGGAGCGGTATCTGGGCGTTCGGCCCGACTCCGATTCGGAGGGCTGCCTGCAGGACATCCACTGGACCGGCGGGTTCGCCAGTTTCCAGAACTACACGGTCGGGAGCGTCCTCGCGGCCCAACTCTGGGCGACCATCGAGGAGGAACTCGACGACCCCCGCGGTCTGATTGCGGCGGGCGACTTCGGGCCCATCCGCGATTGGCTGACCGAGAACGTCCACCGTCACGGCTCGCGGTACACCACCGACGAACTGATTCGGGAGGCGACCGGCGAGGACCTGACCGCCGACTACTTCCTCGACTACGCCGAGGAGAAGTTCGGCGAAATCTACGGACTGTAG
- a CDS encoding bifunctional nuclease family protein — protein MDVDIDAVRVAMTDEGPVPVVVLAPDDDGGVLPIFIGFEEAVSIARGVEAEDIGRPLTHDLTLDLVEELGGRVTRVVVSALEDNTYIADLHIDTPRGEAEIDARPSDSLALAARTNAPIEVADDVFESGRRDPAEFDELQDIQDVAELGP, from the coding sequence ATGGACGTCGACATCGACGCAGTGCGAGTCGCGATGACCGACGAGGGGCCGGTACCGGTCGTCGTCCTCGCGCCGGACGACGACGGCGGCGTACTTCCCATCTTCATCGGGTTCGAGGAGGCCGTCAGCATCGCTCGCGGCGTGGAGGCCGAGGACATCGGCCGACCGCTGACCCACGACCTCACCCTCGACCTCGTGGAGGAACTCGGCGGGCGGGTCACCCGGGTCGTGGTCTCGGCGCTGGAGGACAACACCTACATCGCCGACCTCCACATCGACACGCCGCGCGGCGAGGCCGAAATCGACGCCCGGCCGAGCGACTCGCTGGCGCTCGCGGCCCGGACCAACGCGCCCATCGAGGTCGCCGACGACGTGTTCGAGTCCGGACGGCGCGACCCCGCGGAGTTCGACGAGTTACAGGACATCCAAGACGTGGCGGAGTTGGGACCATGA
- the pdxT gene encoding pyridoxal 5'-phosphate synthase glutaminase subunit PdxT, producing MTLKAGVVGVQGDVSEHAEAVRRAGEAHGRETEVVEIRDSGLAPECDLLVLPGGESTTISRLLRDEGIAAEIVAHVEAGKPVLATCAGLIVAATDAGDDRVRTLDLVDATVERNAFGRQKDSFEAPLAVEGLDEPFPAVFIRAPLIDAVGEGVEVLAEWDGRPVAIRDGPVVATSFHPELTPDSRIHGLAFFENDGVTLPERPTPDQ from the coding sequence ATGACTCTCAAAGCGGGCGTCGTCGGAGTGCAGGGCGACGTGAGCGAACACGCCGAGGCCGTCCGGCGCGCGGGCGAGGCCCACGGCCGCGAGACCGAAGTCGTGGAGATTCGCGACAGCGGCCTCGCGCCCGAGTGCGACCTGCTCGTTCTGCCCGGCGGGGAATCGACCACCATCTCGCGCCTGCTCCGCGACGAGGGCATCGCCGCGGAGATAGTCGCCCACGTCGAGGCGGGCAAGCCGGTGTTGGCGACCTGCGCCGGCCTCATCGTCGCCGCCACCGACGCGGGCGACGACCGCGTTCGGACCCTCGACCTCGTGGACGCGACCGTCGAGCGCAACGCCTTCGGCCGCCAGAAGGACAGTTTCGAGGCTCCGCTGGCGGTCGAGGGACTGGACGAACCGTTCCCCGCCGTCTTCATCCGCGCACCGCTCATCGACGCGGTGGGCGAGGGCGTCGAGGTACTGGCCGAGTGGGACGGCCGCCCGGTCGCGATTCGGGACGGTCCGGTGGTCGCCACCTCGTTCCACCCCGAACTCACACCCGACTCGCGGATTCACGGACTGGCGTTCTTCGAGAACGACGGCGTGACCCTCCCCGAGCGACCGACCCCCGACCAGTAG